From a region of the Pontixanthobacter gangjinensis genome:
- a CDS encoding FG-GAP repeat protein encodes MYRKSDRMRNVTRLLLLSAVLSAPTIGNSATETNNCETIGINRTKKAPLIDGHVRPVLPSHAPAPSFIWPAQNKIHSADGAPGDFFGFSVAISEDTAIVGAFRADDETKGVDTGAAYIFTRFKNTWQQQAKLTAHDAQAGDTLGGNVAISGHIAIAGAIGHDQNGDNAGAVYVFERSGHAWQQQAKLTASDGDADDAFGQNVAIFGETIVVGAPHDDDKGDGSGAVYVFTRNGMVWDQQAKLTALDGASGDLFGISVALTCDTVLIGADLNDERATNAGAAYVFIRSGDNWVQQAKLTASDGAETDIFGVRVAMSGDTALISARRDDDKVMGVDAGAAYVFTRNGTIWHQQAKLVAPDGEADDRFGRDVALHEDTALVGAMHQDDRGDDSGAAYVFKRTGNSWTLLTKLTADDGASGDLLGWSVAMSHKNALIAAVRNEDRGSESGAAYIFNFDRKNTSASPSSIEKIVKHNE; translated from the coding sequence ATGTACAGAAAGAGTGATCGCATGCGAAATGTGACAAGACTGCTGTTATTAAGTGCCGTACTATCGGCCCCAACTATCGGGAACAGTGCCACCGAAACCAATAATTGCGAAACTATCGGAATCAACCGAACCAAAAAAGCGCCTCTAATTGACGGTCATGTCCGCCCGGTTTTGCCGTCTCATGCTCCAGCCCCTTCCTTCATCTGGCCTGCGCAAAACAAAATTCATTCTGCCGACGGAGCTCCAGGGGACTTCTTCGGTTTTAGCGTTGCGATATCCGAGGATACGGCGATAGTCGGGGCCTTTCGAGCCGATGACGAAACTAAGGGCGTAGATACGGGCGCTGCGTATATTTTCACTCGCTTCAAAAACACTTGGCAACAGCAAGCCAAACTCACCGCTCATGATGCCCAGGCGGGTGATACGCTTGGAGGGAATGTGGCGATTTCGGGCCATATCGCGATTGCGGGTGCCATTGGCCATGATCAAAACGGCGATAATGCCGGGGCGGTCTATGTGTTCGAGCGCTCGGGTCACGCTTGGCAGCAACAGGCCAAACTAACGGCGTCGGACGGTGATGCGGATGATGCATTTGGGCAGAATGTCGCAATTTTTGGCGAAACGATTGTGGTCGGAGCACCGCATGATGATGATAAGGGCGATGGCTCGGGGGCCGTTTATGTGTTTACTCGGAACGGAATGGTTTGGGACCAGCAGGCTAAGCTTACCGCTTTAGATGGAGCAAGTGGCGACCTGTTCGGCATAAGCGTGGCACTTACATGCGATACGGTCCTGATTGGCGCCGATCTGAACGACGAAAGGGCCACCAACGCAGGTGCCGCGTACGTGTTCATTCGCTCTGGAGATAATTGGGTTCAGCAAGCTAAACTTACGGCTTCAGACGGCGCAGAGACTGATATTTTTGGTGTACGTGTCGCTATGTCTGGTGACACCGCTCTGATCTCAGCACGGCGAGATGATGACAAGGTTATGGGCGTAGATGCGGGCGCTGCATATGTATTTACGCGGAATGGAACGATTTGGCACCAGCAAGCAAAGCTGGTTGCTCCAGACGGCGAAGCAGATGATAGATTCGGACGTGACGTTGCGCTCCACGAAGACACAGCACTAGTTGGCGCAATGCATCAAGATGATCGAGGTGATGATTCCGGCGCTGCCTATGTGTTCAAACGCACTGGCAACTCTTGGACACTGTTGACCAAGTTAACGGCTGACGATGGTGCATCCGGCGATTTGCTGGGTTGGAGCGTCGCAATGTCTCACAAGAATGCGTTGATCGCAGCGGTTCGAAATGAGGACCGCGGCAGTGAATCAGGCGCGGCCTACATATTTAATTTTGATCGTAAAAACACCTCTGCGTCTCCAAGCAGCATTGAGAAGATCGTGAAACACAATGAATAA
- a CDS encoding TrbC/VirB2 family protein, producing the protein MSVRQSLFEPSGGNALGDSANWIVGTMLGSVATGLCVLAVAFVGLMLLTGRLEWRQGVRVIGGCFIIFGAPVIAAGLMGLGQSQNAPVVAMPPQSQDLGPREELPQSDYNPYGGASLRDDRE; encoded by the coding sequence ATGAGCGTTAGACAATCTCTATTTGAGCCTTCGGGCGGCAATGCGCTGGGTGATTCAGCCAATTGGATTGTGGGCACGATGCTTGGCAGCGTTGCGACGGGGCTGTGTGTTTTGGCGGTGGCTTTTGTCGGGTTGATGTTGCTGACGGGGCGACTGGAGTGGCGGCAGGGGGTGCGGGTGATTGGCGGGTGCTTTATCATCTTTGGCGCGCCGGTGATTGCGGCTGGGCTAATGGGACTGGGGCAGTCGCAAAACGCGCCGGTGGTTGCCATGCCGCCGCAATCGCAGGACCTTGGACCGAGGGAGGAATTACCTCAGTCGGATTACAACCCCTATGGCGGGGCTTCGCTTAGGGATGATAGGGAATAG
- a CDS encoding RHS repeat domain-containing protein — translation MQNRAILLSTAAILPCLAFAAPLAAQSITLDPPPIRAPLDESGVDLSSGAIVTPSSTVAIGGGDGLVHSRYRVPNGWRHNYILSIAKGAIPNFGDETRKVQIGGSTAEFIKVGADYIALHGEQGTLTEDATEYTYTTAGGAIYNFSKTLVANGESYYEAVEAVGTTIISPSGSKTTLTYRGDSYPFSGTMYVVRLQSVTNNAGYQLKFDYPVDTPTSANVDDWYRIDKVTAINNSQEYCDPAADSCSLTGTWPYLAYSEATSGNDKLETVTDVLGRQARFRTDSSSRLTGVKRPSETTDGMVVSYDGNSRVSAVTWQGLYARNYTWSNDANGNLVSVSDDSLGRERTVVTDQDEGVIKSQADALGNTTTFTHDSQSRVESVTAPEGNKVEYTRDVRGRVTEVRRIAKPGSTLPDIVTSATYPAASSSYPYDCTVNVTCDSPTSTTDARGNTTNYTYDPVHGGVLTVELPADPSGTRPKTTFAYADQSARIKNSAGNLVIAADPITKPVSIARCRVGASCSGTTNEQVVEVTYDNTQAENLQPYQVTRKAGDGTLAATSTLTYDHLGNVLTADGPLAGTVDLSRNRYDDAGQLVGTISPDPDDGGALKRLASRVTYNDDGQVTIRENGSVAGLTDTDWAGFTVDTKGVTTYDEFGRTKTSAQVGVTGTAQYSIAQYSYDAAGRLDCAAQRMNAAYTSSSLPADACTPMTAGAFGEDRISKRLYDTADRVTSVRSGVGTPLEQVTAQMDYTANGQTTWVEDAKNNRTTYLQDGFDRNYRITYPSDTTPGTANPADYEQITYDPAGNILTHRTRRNETFNYTYDNLGRVTVKDVPTRSGLASTHTRDVYFGYDLFGGLTYANFDSANGEGLSFTYNALGQVISATTDLDGQSRTLGYQYDVAGRQTRITHPDGAYWTNVWDNTNRLKYLKDQGNASLITHAFWQGGQASRRMRDSSAPDDFFFLDAAKRLDEIFTDHPVATYDVRRSWTLNPAGQVADETMNNNLFADDPLPVADVAYSPNGLNQYAQVDGFAQTYDLNGNLTISRQSDGQGGTLSTSFVYDTENRLVSASGQNNVGLRYDPFGRLYQVTDSGSNITRFHYDGDALIGEYSASGTQLQRYIHGPGAGDDPLIRYPGNSTARTDAHYLYADRLGSIVQEVKRDGTVTAINTYDAYGIPGASSGINNLGRFRYTGQTWIPELGMYYYKARMYSPTLGRFMQTDPIGYSDGMNIYAYVGNDPVNMVDPSGMEKCEDGTDQPDNCDDNGGPRIITVYGIFSEFGAGAAALYLSNSSQIATFDLADTIPFLTIIAEPIQGPELPQMEMEDLAGTFKCVGGIIVGAVGGAVGIDVFGLIDSTLAKRKRLDTAPIQTADEAARSGGRLERRSWRSSIVGGAKTLGRLTPVGRFLAAGYGGYQGYQYSCGAGE, via the coding sequence ATGCAAAATAGGGCAATTCTTCTTTCAACGGCGGCCATCCTTCCATGCCTCGCTTTTGCGGCGCCGCTTGCAGCCCAAAGCATAACTCTTGACCCGCCTCCCATTAGAGCACCGCTTGATGAAAGCGGTGTTGATTTGTCCTCGGGCGCAATTGTGACGCCGTCTTCCACCGTGGCGATTGGCGGAGGCGATGGGCTTGTCCACTCGCGTTACAGAGTGCCCAACGGTTGGCGGCATAACTATATCTTGTCGATAGCTAAGGGCGCAATTCCAAATTTTGGAGATGAAACTCGCAAAGTCCAAATTGGCGGCAGCACTGCTGAGTTCATCAAAGTCGGGGCGGACTATATTGCACTGCATGGCGAGCAAGGGACGCTCACCGAAGATGCAACCGAATATACCTACACCACGGCTGGCGGCGCGATCTATAATTTCAGCAAAACACTCGTTGCCAATGGCGAAAGTTATTATGAGGCGGTTGAGGCGGTTGGCACAACCATCATATCTCCCTCGGGATCGAAAACGACACTGACTTATCGCGGCGATTCCTATCCCTTTAGCGGGACGATGTATGTTGTCCGTCTGCAATCGGTAACCAACAATGCAGGTTATCAACTGAAGTTCGATTATCCGGTGGACACCCCGACCTCTGCAAATGTCGATGATTGGTACCGGATCGATAAAGTCACGGCGATCAACAATTCTCAGGAATATTGCGATCCAGCGGCGGATAGCTGCAGTCTTACCGGCACTTGGCCCTATCTTGCCTATAGCGAGGCGACATCTGGGAATGATAAGCTTGAGACCGTCACCGATGTGCTCGGCAGGCAGGCGCGGTTCCGCACGGATTCTTCATCGCGCTTAACAGGCGTCAAGCGTCCGTCTGAAACCACCGATGGCATGGTGGTTTCCTATGACGGAAATTCTCGTGTATCGGCGGTTACGTGGCAAGGGCTTTATGCTCGCAATTACACTTGGTCGAACGATGCCAATGGTAACCTGGTGTCGGTTTCCGATGACAGCCTTGGCAGGGAACGAACCGTTGTTACCGATCAGGACGAAGGCGTAATCAAAAGCCAAGCCGACGCCCTCGGCAACACAACCACTTTCACCCATGACAGCCAAAGCCGCGTTGAAAGCGTCACCGCGCCCGAAGGCAACAAGGTTGAATATACCCGCGACGTTCGCGGGCGGGTGACAGAGGTTCGGCGCATTGCCAAACCCGGTTCGACCTTGCCCGATATCGTTACCTCTGCAACCTATCCTGCGGCATCGTCCAGCTATCCTTATGATTGCACGGTCAATGTCACGTGCGACAGTCCGACATCGACAACCGATGCACGCGGCAACACGACCAACTACACCTATGATCCCGTCCATGGAGGTGTCCTGACGGTTGAATTGCCAGCCGACCCTTCGGGAACGCGGCCCAAAACCACTTTTGCCTATGCGGATCAGAGTGCGCGGATCAAGAACAGCGCTGGCAATCTGGTGATTGCGGCTGACCCGATTACAAAACCGGTTAGCATTGCGCGCTGCCGCGTCGGGGCGAGCTGCTCCGGCACCACAAATGAGCAGGTGGTGGAGGTCACCTATGACAACACCCAGGCCGAAAACCTCCAGCCCTATCAGGTCACCCGCAAAGCAGGCGATGGAACGCTCGCAGCAACCTCAACGCTTACTTATGATCATCTGGGCAATGTCCTGACCGCTGACGGGCCGCTGGCAGGAACGGTGGACTTATCGCGCAACCGCTATGATGATGCGGGGCAGTTGGTCGGGACGATCTCGCCCGACCCCGATGATGGCGGAGCGCTCAAGCGCCTTGCATCGCGGGTGACTTACAATGATGATGGTCAAGTCACAATTCGAGAAAATGGATCGGTTGCGGGTTTGACGGATACCGATTGGGCTGGCTTCACGGTCGATACTAAAGGCGTCACAACCTATGACGAGTTTGGCCGGACCAAAACATCCGCGCAAGTTGGCGTAACCGGCACCGCGCAATATTCCATCGCGCAATACAGCTATGACGCCGCAGGCAGGCTTGATTGCGCCGCGCAGCGGATGAATGCGGCCTACACCAGCTCTTCACTTCCAGCTGATGCTTGCACACCCATGACAGCAGGCGCATTTGGCGAGGACCGGATTTCCAAGCGCCTCTATGACACTGCCGACCGCGTCACATCTGTGCGCTCCGGCGTCGGCACCCCGTTAGAACAAGTCACCGCTCAAATGGATTACACGGCCAATGGACAAACCACTTGGGTGGAGGATGCCAAGAATAACCGCACGACCTATTTGCAAGACGGGTTTGATCGCAATTACCGCATCACCTACCCCTCGGACACCACGCCGGGCACAGCCAATCCTGCCGATTACGAACAGATCACCTATGATCCGGCAGGCAATATCCTCACCCACCGAACAAGGCGTAATGAGACCTTCAACTACACCTATGATAATCTGGGCCGCGTCACGGTAAAAGACGTTCCAACCCGCTCGGGCTTGGCAAGCACGCACACCCGCGATGTATATTTCGGGTATGATCTGTTTGGCGGTCTGACCTATGCCAATTTTGACAGCGCGAACGGCGAAGGGCTCAGCTTCACTTACAACGCGCTTGGCCAAGTTATCAGCGCCACCACCGATCTTGACGGGCAGAGCCGCACGCTTGGCTATCAATATGATGTTGCCGGGCGGCAGACGCGCATTACCCATCCTGATGGAGCCTATTGGACCAATGTGTGGGACAACACCAACCGGCTTAAATATCTGAAGGATCAGGGCAATGCCTCGCTAATCACCCATGCATTTTGGCAAGGCGGACAAGCCTCTCGCAGAATGCGCGACAGCTCCGCCCCCGATGATTTCTTCTTTCTCGATGCGGCCAAGCGTCTGGACGAGATTTTCACCGACCACCCCGTCGCCACTTATGATGTGCGGCGCAGCTGGACGCTCAATCCGGCGGGGCAGGTCGCTGATGAAACGATGAACAACAATTTGTTCGCTGATGATCCGTTGCCCGTGGCTGATGTTGCCTACTCCCCCAACGGGCTCAACCAATATGCGCAGGTTGACGGCTTTGCCCAGACTTATGATCTGAATGGCAACCTCACGATCAGCCGCCAGTCAGATGGGCAGGGTGGGACGCTCAGCACCAGCTTTGTCTATGACACAGAGAACCGCTTGGTCAGCGCATCGGGCCAGAACAATGTCGGCCTGCGCTATGATCCGTTTGGCCGCCTGTATCAGGTGACCGACAGCGGCAGCAACATCACTCGTTTCCATTATGATGGCGACGCGCTGATTGGCGAATACAGTGCCTCGGGCACTCAGCTACAGCGTTACATCCACGGCCCCGGCGCAGGCGATGATCCGCTGATCCGCTATCCCGGCAACAGCACCGCCAGAACCGATGCGCATTACCTTTATGCCGACCGACTTGGCTCGATCGTGCAAGAGGTGAAGCGCGACGGCACGGTCACCGCGATAAACACCTACGATGCTTATGGCATACCGGGCGCAAGCAGCGGGATTAACAATCTGGGCCGGTTCCGTTATACTGGGCAGACCTGGATACCGGAGCTGGGAATGTATTATTACAAAGCCCGCATGTACTCACCGACGCTGGGCCGGTTTATGCAGACCGATCCGATTGGGTATTCCGACGGGATGAATATCTATGCCTATGTGGGCAATGATCCTGTGAACATGGTGGATCCGAGTGGGATGGAAAAATGTGAGGATGGCACTGACCAACCCGATAACTGCGACGATAACGGCGGGCCAAGAATAATAACAGTTTATGGCATTTTTAGTGAATTTGGAGCTGGCGCTGCCGCTTTGTATCTCTCTAATTCGAGCCAAATTGCTACTTTCGATTTAGCAGACACGATTCCTTTTTTAACGATTATTGCCGAGCCAATTCAGGGGCCGGAGTTGCCGCAAATGGAAATGGAAGATCTTGCTGGCACATTCAAATGTGTGGGCGGCATAATTGTCGGAGCTGTTGGTGGAGCTGTTGGAATCGATGTTTTCGGTCTAATCGACTCGACATTAGCAAAACGCAAACGCCTTGACACCGCTCCAATCCAAACTGCAGATGAGGCGGCGCGTAGTGGCGGCAGGTTGGAGCGGAGATCCTGGCGGTCGTCTATTGTCGGTGGTGCCAAGACTTTGGGCAGACTAACCCCGGTCGGACGCTTCTTGGCAGCTGGCTATGGAGGATACCAAGGATACCAGTATTCTTGCGGAGCGGGTGAATAA
- a CDS encoding alpha/beta fold hydrolase, with protein sequence MTKHQNITAAGTHYTREGEGPALVFIHGAGGNAAVWFQQVEAFAPNHTVICIDLPGFGQTPARDGGFDPDRLDEVVLEVMDHAGVEKGTLIGQSLGGWFALRAALAAQERVEHLVLSCSMAGVAHGPAMQAFAAALQNIGPEGLAEMTLSEQFEKASATKSFLFRQITAFNPPPNPAAIGPLFAPSALLPEEQLAKIPFPVLMISGEDDPIWPPGSLAAMADNFPHAQQKVISGTGHSPYFERPKSFNRMLSRFLGDPE encoded by the coding sequence ATGACGAAACATCAAAATATTACAGCGGCAGGCACGCATTACACGCGCGAAGGTGAGGGACCGGCGCTCGTGTTCATCCACGGCGCAGGCGGCAACGCAGCGGTGTGGTTCCAGCAGGTCGAAGCATTCGCGCCGAACCACACGGTAATCTGCATCGACCTGCCGGGATTCGGACAAACCCCAGCACGCGATGGCGGGTTTGATCCTGATAGGCTGGACGAAGTGGTGCTCGAGGTCATGGATCATGCCGGGGTCGAGAAAGGCACGCTGATTGGCCAATCTTTGGGCGGATGGTTTGCATTGCGGGCAGCGCTCGCAGCGCAAGAGCGCGTGGAGCATCTGGTCCTAAGCTGCTCAATGGCGGGCGTGGCGCACGGTCCGGCGATGCAAGCCTTCGCGGCGGCTTTGCAGAACATCGGACCGGAGGGCCTCGCCGAAATGACGCTCTCGGAACAGTTCGAAAAGGCCAGCGCAACAAAGTCGTTTCTGTTTCGCCAGATCACTGCGTTCAATCCTCCGCCGAATCCAGCTGCAATCGGCCCGCTTTTCGCGCCATCTGCACTCTTGCCGGAAGAGCAATTGGCGAAGATCCCATTCCCGGTTCTGATGATCTCAGGCGAAGATGATCCGATCTGGCCGCCGGGTTCACTGGCGGCGATGGCTGATAACTTTCCGCATGCACAGCAGAAGGTGATCAGTGGGACCGGACACTCGCCCTATTTCGAGCGACCCAAGTCCTTCAACCGGATGTTGAGCCGATTCCTCGGCGATCCGGAGTGA
- a CDS encoding tyrosine-type recombinase/integrase produces the protein MTYSQFDPATQNRVPWNFGAKIGPKRPFKQKQIWAIRFFLDREQRIRDRALFDLAIDSKLRGCDLVELKIGDLVSGPDVRTRAAITQRKTGRPVQFEIAADARDSLFAWLQRRGGSVENYVFPSRIEHSNHLSTRQYARLVDEWVEAIGLRSEEYGTHSLRRTKASIIYKATGNIRAIQILLGHSKIENTVRYLGVDIEDALTLAEKTEI, from the coding sequence ATGACTTATTCACAATTCGATCCTGCGACTCAAAACCGCGTCCCTTGGAACTTTGGGGCGAAGATCGGGCCTAAGAGACCGTTCAAACAGAAACAGATATGGGCCATCCGGTTCTTTCTCGACCGCGAGCAACGCATTCGTGATCGGGCTCTCTTTGATTTAGCAATCGATAGCAAGTTGAGGGGGTGTGACCTCGTTGAGCTCAAGATTGGGGATCTGGTCAGCGGACCTGACGTTCGAACGCGGGCCGCAATCACACAGCGCAAAACTGGGCGACCCGTTCAGTTTGAAATCGCGGCAGATGCACGTGACAGTCTGTTCGCTTGGCTTCAACGTCGAGGCGGTTCTGTTGAGAACTATGTGTTTCCAAGTCGGATCGAGCACTCAAATCATTTGAGCACGCGTCAATATGCCAGACTGGTAGATGAATGGGTTGAGGCTATTGGCCTTCGGTCAGAGGAATACGGCACGCACTCGCTGCGGCGAACTAAGGCTTCGATTATCTACAAAGCGACGGGCAACATACGAGCGATCCAGATACTGTTGGGTCATTCGAAAATAGAGAATACTGTTCGCTATCTTGGCGTGGACATCGAAGATGCGCTCACACTCGCGGAGAAAACGGAAATCTGA
- a CDS encoding class I SAM-dependent methyltransferase, translating into MALEAEVSAHYANGRLLERILEALNEMGISPASATPRDLKSVDEFHVGGISATTALIDQLELKPEMKVLDIGSGIGGTARFVAGETGAHVTGVDLTPEYTSTAIALSKLVGMDDATDFQTASALNLPFDDDSFDAALMLHVGMNIPDKSALLDEAARVLRPNGLFAIYDIMKVGAEPISLPVPWASIGKNSFLVDLQTYREASVQAGFAEVSSRDKTTTALEFFAEQKLRSGADGLPAVGLHILMGADFPTKLANMVSNISNGRIAPTELILRLG; encoded by the coding sequence ATGGCACTCGAAGCTGAAGTATCTGCACATTATGCCAACGGTAGGCTGCTCGAACGGATTCTTGAAGCGCTCAATGAAATGGGGATTTCGCCCGCTTCTGCGACACCAAGGGATTTGAAATCAGTTGACGAATTTCACGTCGGTGGAATTTCAGCGACGACTGCATTGATCGATCAACTTGAACTAAAACCAGAGATGAAGGTTCTTGATATTGGTTCCGGCATTGGTGGCACCGCCCGTTTCGTTGCGGGAGAAACGGGAGCACACGTTACAGGCGTGGACCTAACGCCAGAATACACCTCCACAGCGATAGCCTTGAGCAAGTTAGTCGGCATGGACGATGCGACCGACTTCCAAACTGCCAGCGCGCTTAATCTACCCTTCGATGATGACAGTTTCGATGCTGCCTTGATGCTTCATGTTGGCATGAACATCCCCGATAAGTCCGCACTTTTGGATGAGGCCGCACGCGTGCTGCGCCCTAATGGTCTATTCGCAATTTACGACATCATGAAAGTTGGAGCTGAGCCGATCTCATTGCCGGTTCCGTGGGCAAGCATCGGGAAGAACTCTTTTCTTGTGGACCTTCAAACATATCGAGAGGCGTCGGTTCAAGCGGGATTTGCGGAAGTTTCAAGTCGCGACAAGACGACAACAGCGCTCGAATTTTTTGCCGAGCAGAAGCTACGCAGTGGGGCCGATGGCTTACCAGCAGTCGGGTTGCATATTCTCATGGGAGCCGACTTTCCAACGAAGCTCGCTAACATGGTCAGCAATATTTCGAATGGACGGATTGCACCCACAGAGCTCATTCTCCGATTAGGATAG
- a CDS encoding RHS repeat-associated core domain-containing protein, with protein sequence MQQPLNHGLHSVGYPGSSTARNDAHYLYADRLGSIVQEVKRDGTVTAINSYDAYGIPGASSGINNLGRFRYTGQTWIPELGMYYYKARMYSPTLGRFMQTDPIGYSDGMNIYAYVGNDPVNYVDPTGLAVSGGKFGNCKLIGLNNWIISNGATGEDIGYEDGDVHTWISVCAEDSGLAHDGSRPPPGAGGLDKADCVNPNPVVHLKGRLGAGGAAVGITTLIAELIDPLTQRTWSIHLSGFADFAAGLGVVSITGTLPNGPSTFEKNVTIEWGAIGLGPASISWVNFYGANVGNAEVAVSGLFNFPVGGMIVEGSIETRKTSNGICGAKKQ encoded by the coding sequence GTGCAGCAACCCCTAAATCACGGCCTCCATTCGGTCGGCTATCCCGGCAGCAGCACCGCCAGAAACGACGCGCATTACCTTTATGCCGACCGGCTTGGCTCGATTGTGCAAGAGGTGAAGCGCGACGGCACGGTCACCGCCATCAACAGCTATGATGCATACGGCATACCGGGCGCAAGCAGCGGAATTAACAATCTGGGCCGGTTCCGCTATACAGGGCAGACTTGGATACCGGAGCTGGGAATGTATTATTACAAAGCCCGCATGTACTCACCGACGCTGGGCCGGTTTATGCAGACCGATCCGATTGGGTATTCTGATGGGATGAATATCTATGCCTATGTTGGTAACGATCCGGTGAATTACGTTGATCCGACGGGACTAGCTGTAAGCGGTGGAAAGTTTGGCAACTGCAAATTGATAGGTCTTAATAATTGGATCATTTCGAACGGTGCAACGGGCGAAGACATTGGATATGAAGATGGAGATGTGCATACTTGGATATCTGTATGCGCAGAAGATAGTGGCCTAGCCCATGATGGCAGTCGCCCGCCTCCGGGCGCAGGCGGTCTAGATAAAGCAGATTGCGTCAATCCTAATCCAGTTGTTCATTTAAAGGGCAGGTTAGGAGCCGGAGGCGCTGCTGTCGGAATCACGACATTGATAGCCGAATTGATTGATCCACTTACGCAGAGGACTTGGTCAATACACTTGTCAGGATTTGCTGATTTCGCTGCTGGATTGGGCGTAGTTTCCATAACAGGGACGCTACCAAATGGTCCTTCGACATTTGAGAAGAATGTCACGATTGAATGGGGAGCAATCGGCCTTGGTCCGGCATCCATTAGTTGGGTTAATTTTTATGGAGCAAACGTTGGAAATGCAGAAGTAGCAGTTAGTGGCCTTTTCAATTTCCCCGTCGGCGGGATGATAGTGGAGGGGAGCATAGAAACTAGAAAAACTTCCAACGGGATATGTGGAGCAAAAAAACAGTGA
- a CDS encoding RHS repeat-associated core domain-containing protein, with the protein MYSPTLGRFMQTDPIGYSDGMNIYAYVGNDPLNMVDPSGMEAVCSSSYQQVGVVVFDPETGELIIEASLEKHTVCWDLGDYTYDIGVLVGKTNNTPEDTPMCRRLRAASDGARSNLPGRVTEPKIWKDPVALKAAQLNKLDNRFDAAAVPKAAGVVAGSVSGLGVLAVTRNNKAAAGAFAATAAGVDASVSLATNPIKNYYSGEAAKIQDRLDFLESVAEGSCPLR; encoded by the coding sequence ATGTACTCACCGACGCTGGGCCGGTTTATGCAGACCGATCCGATTGGGTATTCTGATGGGATGAATATCTATGCCTATGTGGGCAATGACCCGCTTAATATGGTGGATCCGAGTGGGATGGAGGCAGTGTGTTCCTCGTCTTATCAACAAGTCGGGGTAGTTGTTTTTGACCCAGAAACGGGAGAGCTAATTATTGAGGCTTCGTTGGAGAAGCACACAGTTTGTTGGGACTTGGGGGACTATACCTATGACATTGGTGTTTTGGTTGGTAAGACAAATAATACACCTGAAGACACCCCGATGTGTCGACGTTTAAGGGCGGCATCAGATGGTGCTAGGTCTAATTTGCCAGGCCGAGTAACGGAACCAAAAATTTGGAAAGACCCTGTCGCATTGAAGGCGGCACAATTAAACAAGTTGGATAATAGGTTCGACGCGGCCGCAGTACCAAAAGCAGCGGGCGTAGTGGCGGGGTCAGTTTCCGGCTTGGGTGTGCTTGCAGTGACTAGAAATAACAAAGCAGCGGCTGGCGCTTTTGCCGCTACCGCAGCGGGCGTTGATGCGAGTGTCTCGCTGGCGACCAATCCGATCAAGAATTATTATTCTGGCGAAGCTGCAAAGATTCAGGATAGACTTGACTTCCTCGAATCTGTGGCTGAGGGATCATGTCCTTTGAGGTAA
- a CDS encoding Ig-like domain-containing protein, with protein MLVLSAPAALAQSTEKENEYDSLGRLIVAETTNGPNAGDALSFCFDEAGNRIDLKSADNGTAANCAAPPPAPPPPPPAPPPPPPPPPPPSNNPPVANSDSATMFCDGISTVNLTANDTDPEGNYPLNLLAISGGGFATASVASSSSVSVDAGPVNGTTSFFYTVEDSLLASSTGSFTVTTVGCGGF; from the coding sequence ATGCTCGTACTAAGCGCTCCAGCGGCTTTGGCGCAATCGACTGAGAAGGAGAATGAATATGATTCTCTTGGACGACTGATTGTTGCTGAAACGACGAACGGGCCTAATGCAGGCGACGCTCTTTCCTTTTGCTTTGATGAAGCGGGGAATCGGATAGACCTTAAGTCTGCGGATAATGGCACTGCTGCGAACTGTGCCGCTCCGCCGCCAGCTCCGCCGCCGCCACCTCCCGCGCCTCCACCACCTCCGCCACCACCTCCGCCGCCTTCAAACAATCCGCCTGTTGCGAATTCTGATTCAGCCACGATGTTTTGTGATGGGATATCGACTGTCAATTTGACCGCAAATGACACCGACCCTGAGGGTAATTATCCTTTGAACTTATTGGCGATTTCCGGAGGGGGCTTTGCGACTGCTTCAGTGGCCTCGTCGAGTTCGGTCTCGGTTGATGCTGGCCCGGTGAATGGAACGACAAGCTTCTTTTACACGGTCGAGGACTCTCTCCTCGCGAGCAGCACGGGAAGCTTCACAGTGACGACAGTGGGATGCGGAGGCTTCTAG